The following coding sequences lie in one Silvibacterium dinghuense genomic window:
- a CDS encoding PilN domain-containing protein: MRISLNLASQPYVDLRAILKRLRVIMLILALLVLPLWWLLHAKEGEAAAATARVDAVERHVRQLELEQQSYQAMMQQPQNAAVLKQSDFLNGLFRRKSFSWTATMTDLETVLPTGVQVLSIDPQVAKDGSVTIHMRVSGARDRAIELVRNLEKSRHFVAPRITAEAQAQIPGQNNTNAMAMQPVSASTLVNFEIQAAYRPIEGSASEEHDAEKAAQSTQNGQPSQTGPAHAAAAHNGTVHSNAHGNPLGIAGAAKPGKQGAR; encoded by the coding sequence ATGCGCATCTCACTCAATCTTGCCAGCCAGCCGTATGTCGACCTGCGGGCGATCCTGAAGCGGCTGCGTGTGATCATGCTGATCTTGGCGCTGCTGGTGCTGCCGCTGTGGTGGCTGCTGCATGCGAAAGAAGGCGAAGCCGCCGCAGCGACAGCGCGCGTCGATGCCGTCGAACGTCATGTTCGCCAGCTAGAGCTGGAACAGCAGAGCTACCAGGCGATGATGCAGCAACCGCAGAACGCGGCCGTGCTCAAACAGTCCGACTTTCTCAACGGACTTTTCCGCCGCAAATCCTTCTCCTGGACGGCTACGATGACCGATCTCGAGACCGTGCTGCCGACGGGTGTGCAGGTGCTGAGCATCGATCCGCAGGTGGCGAAGGACGGCTCGGTGACGATTCACATGCGTGTGAGCGGCGCGCGCGACCGGGCCATCGAACTGGTACGGAATCTCGAGAAGTCGCGGCACTTCGTGGCGCCGAGGATTACGGCCGAGGCGCAGGCGCAGATTCCGGGACAGAACAATACCAATGCCATGGCCATGCAGCCGGTGAGCGCCTCGACGCTGGTGAACTTCGAGATTCAGGCGGCCTATCGGCCGATCGAGGGCTCGGCGAGCGAAGAGCATGATGCGGAAAAGGCCGCGCAGTCCACTCAGAACGGACAGCCCTCTCAAACCGGACCGGCGCATGCAGCGGCGGCGCACAACGGGACCGTCCATAGCAATGCCCATGGGAATCCACTGGGCATTGCCGGGGCTGCGAAGCCCGGAAAGCAGGGGGCGCGATGA
- the asd gene encoding aspartate-semialdehyde dehydrogenase: MRQKIGILGATGMVGQRFIQLLENHPWFEVAWLAASDRSSGKKYGEAVKWKLDTALPERIANMTVSPAVPDHAPRIIFAALDTDIAREMEPAFAAAGCAVISNSSAFRMHEDVPLVIPEVNADHLPILENQTWRKESGGYIVTNPNCSAIGLVLVLKPLVERFGIDAIFVSTMQAISGAGYPGVASMDILGNVVPYIKNEEEKMQAETLRLLGSRDGKLVKPLAAGMTAHCNRVPVEDGHTESVSVKLSRKATKEEILAAWREFQPLAGRDLPTAPAQPIEFVGLEDRPQPRLDKMRGNGMAATVGRLRECTLLDWKFTVLSHNTIRGAAGAALLNAELLVSLGKLDPVKNSDQAAVTA; encoded by the coding sequence ATGCGGCAGAAGATTGGAATTCTCGGCGCGACCGGAATGGTCGGCCAGCGGTTTATCCAGCTCCTCGAAAATCATCCCTGGTTTGAAGTAGCGTGGCTGGCGGCGAGCGATCGCTCGAGTGGCAAGAAGTACGGCGAAGCAGTCAAGTGGAAGCTGGACACGGCGCTGCCCGAGCGCATCGCGAACATGACCGTCTCTCCGGCGGTTCCTGACCATGCCCCCAGGATTATCTTCGCTGCTCTCGATACCGACATCGCACGCGAGATGGAGCCGGCCTTCGCAGCCGCAGGCTGCGCGGTGATTTCGAACTCGAGCGCCTTCCGCATGCACGAGGATGTGCCGCTGGTGATCCCCGAGGTCAACGCCGACCACCTGCCGATCCTTGAAAACCAGACATGGCGCAAGGAGTCGGGCGGCTACATCGTGACCAACCCGAACTGTTCAGCCATTGGACTGGTGCTGGTGCTGAAGCCGCTGGTCGAGCGTTTCGGTATCGACGCGATTTTCGTCAGCACCATGCAGGCCATCAGCGGCGCGGGCTATCCCGGCGTGGCTTCGATGGACATCCTCGGCAACGTGGTGCCGTACATCAAGAACGAAGAAGAGAAGATGCAGGCCGAGACGCTACGCCTGCTGGGTTCGCGCGACGGCAAGCTGGTGAAGCCGCTCGCGGCCGGCATGACCGCGCACTGCAACCGCGTGCCGGTGGAAGATGGCCACACGGAGTCTGTCAGCGTGAAGCTTTCGCGCAAGGCGACGAAGGAAGAGATTCTTGCGGCGTGGCGTGAGTTCCAGCCGCTGGCCGGCCGCGATCTGCCGACAGCTCCTGCGCAGCCGATCGAGTTCGTCGGGCTTGAGGATCGTCCGCAGCCGCGCCTGGACAAGATGCGCGGCAACGGCATGGCGGCGACGGTGGGCCGTCTGCGCGAGTGCACGCTGCTCGACTGGAAGTTCACCGTGCTCTCGCACAACACGATTCGCGGCGCGGCCGGTGCGGCGCTCCTGAATGCGGAGCTGCTGGTTTCGCTCGGCAAGCTCGATCCCGTGAAGAATTCTGACCAGGCGGCTGTCACAGCATGA